DNA sequence from the Vicia villosa cultivar HV-30 ecotype Madison, WI linkage group LG3, Vvil1.0, whole genome shotgun sequence genome:
agacaaatataaataaattaaaacaaggGAAAAGGGTTAAACCTGATATGCCTCTGTCTGATGAGAACCCTAGCATGATGAATAGACTTAGCCATACCAGATTTAAAAACAAGAGTCTGAAGACGACGCTCCAGAAAATTCTCAACAGTTAAAGCAAGAACATAATCAAGCTTATTCTGCGTCTCATCGAGCAATCCATAACGAAACATTCTTCGAAGCAAAGCTTCACCTTCAAAAATCCTGCGAGGATTCTTCTCATCAAGAGTAAGAAGGTTTCTAGCATTGTTCCTGATTCGACTCAGAGCGTACTGTACTCTCCAGAGCTCACGTTTGCACCTGAGTCCGTATTCTCCGACGAGCTTCAACTCTGCGTCTAAACGCTCCTTCTCGTAAGGACGACGGGGTTTCTTGAATGTTTTTCCATCTAGATAATTAACAAAATTAGGGTTAGGTTTTGAAAAGTATAGAAAAAAATGATGCACCGATTGATCATTGATCTAGAGAGACTTACAATTGCGGTAAAAGGAGACGTGAACCATTCTGGTGATGTTCGGCGGAGCAGATGAATGCTCTTCGTTGATCTCTCGCGCCTGTGAGCAGAAGAGTTGCGTTTCGTTCTGTTTTGGCCTTTTAAGGGATGATGGTG
Encoded proteins:
- the LOC131662561 gene encoding small ribosomal subunit protein uS4y; the encoded protein is MVHVSFYRNYGKTFKKPRRPYEKERLDAELKLVGEYGLRCKRELWRVQYALSRIRNNARNLLTLDEKNPRRIFEGEALLRRMFRYGLLDETQNKLDYVLALTVENFLERRLQTLVFKSGMAKSIHHARVLIRQRHIRVGRQVVNIPSFMVRVDSQKHIDFSLTSPLGGGRPGRVKRKNLKAAAKKASGGDGDEEDED